A window of the Pungitius pungitius chromosome 3, fPunPun2.1, whole genome shotgun sequence genome harbors these coding sequences:
- the LOC119219884 gene encoding prospero homeobox protein 1-like isoform X3, producing the protein MPDHDSTTLLTRQTKRRRVDIGVKRTVAYTLFGHARETLFDSMNQSHSPDQDADCSLVGHGHGGANGEGEKSNVLRKLLKRANSYEDALMPFPGATIISQLLKNTMGKNGGSDSGFQGSGALSSGGSEIHAEDACSNSSRDSPSDCLSPGPPLAPPPSSSSSSFGRPPPPSSHNSHAPSQPLSSFDLDRLSDEHLRAKRARVENIIRGMSHSPLVRSNGDHGQESHRENQNCSNGSTDHRRDGSAHNHSRSDGPPSLLSSPGSRGGVVGEVYRENKRKQRLPQQQHSFTQLVCSRQEQRQEERRQLKLQLEDMQKQLRQLQEKFYQIYDSETEEDEDNGGEADRGGEREDDGNLSEDSIRSDGLEERHRNRGRRGNEDLSELDPGLFLDRARALLREQALIDGEMEDDREEAERTVKRRERGAGEGRQLAETLKQELNCAVSQVVDTVVKGFSSPKRAVGHHHGRHRSTPAAPSSSSNSSSSCPPPFGPLPSLTPPSRFGGLGLSMTADGSPTQSYHSSAQRLHCFSDVMVPSPLDSFGGLSGRLSGVPAPNDQTEALPLVVRKSGGSGENTNASLPPPPPPLPPPPHHPSLHPSPLTASLGFSPPSFRHPFPLPLMGYPFQSPLSHGGGAVYPPGPKDHHRSSPDSMDMTREAVSLRTKLPSLGGGHLSHHHHHHHHHRQSSPGQHGAEGLSLSLIKSECGDLQDMADISAYSGSTIQEGLSPNHLKKAKLMFFYTRYPSSNMLKIFFSDVKFNRCITSQLIKWFSNFREFYYIQMEKFARQSINEGVTASEELVVSRDAELFRALNMHYNKANDFEVPERFLDVSQVTLREFFNAIVAGKDADPSWKKAIYKVICKLDSEVPDVFKSPNCLQELLHD; encoded by the exons TTCGGCCACGCCAGGGAGACCCTTTTTGACAGCATGAACCAATCACACAGCCCCGACCAGGACGCAGACTGCTCGCTCGTCGGTCACGGGCATGGCGGCGCCaacggggaaggagagaagtcCAATGTTTTGAGGAAGTTGCTGAAGAGGGCCAACTCATACGAAGACGCCCTGATGCCGTTCCCTGGAGCCACCATCATCTCTCAGCTGCTGAAGAACACCATGGGCAAGAATGGAGGGAGCGACTCGGGCTTCCAG GGCAGTGGAGCTCTGTCCAGCGGGGGCTCAGAGATCCACGCAGAGGACGCCTGCAGCAACTCCTCCCGCGACAGCCCGTCCGACTGCCTCTCCCCCGggccccccctcgcccctcccccgtcctcctcgtcctcctccttcggGCGACCACCGCCTCCTTCGAGCCACAACTCCCACGCTCCCTCTcagcccctctcctccttcgACCTGGACAGGCTGTCGGACGAGCACCTCCGCGCCAAGCGCGCCCGCGTGGAGAACATCATCCGCGGCATGAGTCACTCGCCACTGGTCCGGTCCAACGGCGACCACGGCCAAGAAAGCCACCGCGAAAACCAGAATTGCAGCAACGGCAGTACCGACCACCGGAGAGACGGCAGCGCCCACAACCACAGCCGCAGCGACGGCCCTCCGTCCCTGCTGAGCTCGCCGGGCTCTCGGGGCGGTGTGGTCGGCGAGGTTTACAGGGAGAATAAGAGAAAGCAGCGCCtgcctcagcagcagcacagcttcACCCAGCTGGTGTGTTCCAGGCAGGAgcagagacaggaggagagacGGCAGCTCAAGCTCCAACTGGAGGACATGCAG AAACAGCTGCGGCAACTGCAGGAGAAGTTCTACCAGATCTACGACTCGGAGACGGAGGAAGACGAAGACAACGGCGGAGAGGCCGACCGAGGCGGAGAAAGAGAGGACGACGGCAACTTGTCAGAGGACAGCATCCGCTCCGACGGGCTGGAGGAGAGGCACAGGAACCGAGGGCGGCGGGGCAACGAGGACCTGTCTGAGCTGGACCCGGGCCTCTTCCTGGACCGCGCCCGAGCCCTCCTGCGAGAACAGGCCCTGATAGACGGAGAAATGGAGGACGAcagggaggaggcggagaggacggtcaagagaagagaaaggggagcaggagaaggaaggCAGTTGGCGGAGACGCTGAAGCAGGAGCTGAACTGCGCCGTGTCCCAGGTCGTCGACACCGTGGTCAAGGGCTTCTCCTCGCCCAAGCGGGCCGTGGGTCACCACCACGGCCGCCACAGAAGCACGCCGGCGGCGCCGTCATCTTCCTCCAACTCGTCCTCTTCTTGTCCTCCGCCTTTcggccccctcccctccctcacccctcctTCACGCTTTGGCGGCCTGGGCCTCAGTATGACGGCCGACGGCAGCCCGACCCAGAGCTACCACTCCTCCGCCCAGCGGCTGCACTGCTTCTCCGATGTAATGGTCCCGAGCCCGCTGGACTCATTCGGGGGTTTGAGTGGCCGACTGAGCGGCGTGCCGGCGCCCAACGACCAGACAGAGGCCCTGCCGCTGGTGGTGCGCAAGAGCGGAGGTTCAGGAGAGAACACTAacgcctctcttcctcctcctcctcctcctcttcctcctcctcctcaccacccctccctccacccctctcCTCTCACGGCCTCGCTCGGGTTCAGCCCTCCGTCCTTTCGCCACCCGTTCCCTCTCCCCCTCATGGGTTACCCCTTTCAAAGCCCCCTTTCACACGGGGGTGGAGCCGTCTACCCTCCGGGGCCCAAGGACCATCATCGGTCCTCCCCCGATTCTATGGACATGACCCGCGAAGCCGTCAGCCTCAGAACCAAACTGCCATCGCTCGGCGGGGGCCATCTcagtcaccaccaccaccaccaccaccaccacaggcAGAGCTCGCCAGGGCAGCACGGGGCGGAGGGTCTGTCCCTGTCCCTCATCAAGTCTGAGTGTGGGGACCTGCAAGACATGGCCGACATATCGGCGTACTCGGGCAGCACC ATCCAGGAGGGCTTGTCTCCCAACCACCTGAAGAAGGCCAAGCTGATGTTCTTCTACACCCGCTACCCCTCCTCCAACATGCTCAAAATATTCTTCTCCGACGTCAAG TTCAATCGCTGCATCACCTCCCAGCTGATCAAGTGGTTCAGCAACTTCAGGGAGTTCTACTACATCCAGATGGAGAAGTTCGCCCGGCAGTCCATCAACGAGGGCGTGACCGCCTCGGAGGAGCTGGTGGTGAGCCGCGATGCCGAGCTCTTCCGGGCGCTCAACATGCACTACAACAAGGCCAACGACTTCGAG GTTCCTGAGCGATTTCTGGATGTTTCCCAAGTGACTCTGCGCGAGTTCTTCAACGCCATCGTGGCGGGAAAGGACGCCGACCCGTCCTGGAAGAAGGCCATCTACAAGGTGATCTGCAAACTGGACAGCGAGGTCCCCGATGTGTTCAAATCCCCCAACTGTCTACAAGAACTCCTCCACGACTGA
- the LOC119219884 gene encoding prospero homeobox protein 1-like isoform X2 — protein sequence MPDHDSTTLLTRQTKRRRVDIGVKRTVAYTLFGHARETLFDSMNQSHSPDQDADCSLVGHGHGGANGEGEKSNVLRKLLKRANSYEDALMPFPGATIISQLLKNTMGKNGGSDSGFQVYTSTQGSGALSSGGSEIHAEDACSNSSRDSPSDCLSPGPPLAPPPSSSSSSFGRPPPPSSHNSHAPSQPLSSFDLDRLSDEHLRAKRARVENIIRGMSHSPLVRSNGDHGQESHRENQNCSNGSTDHRRDGSAHNHSRSDGPPSLLSSPGSRGGVVGEVYRENKRKQRLPQQQHSFTQLVCSRQEQRQEERRQLKLQLEDMQKQLRQLQEKFYQIYDSETEEDEDNGGEADRGGEREDDGNLSEDSIRSDGLEERHRNRGRRGNEDLSELDPGLFLDRARALLREQALIDGEMEDDREEAERTVKRRERGAGEGRQLAETLKQELNCAVSQVVDTVVKGFSSPKRAVGHHHGRHRSTPAAPSSSSNSSSSCPPPFGPLPSLTPPSRFGGLGLSMTADGSPTQSYHSSAQRLHCFSDVMVPSPLDSFGGLSGRLSGVPAPNDQTEALPLVVRKSGGSGENTNASLPPPPPPLPPPPHHPSLHPSPLTASLGFSPPSFRHPFPLPLMGYPFQSPLSHGGGAVYPPGPKDHHRSSPDSMDMTREAVSLRTKLPSLGGGHLSHHHHHHHHHRQSSPGQHGAEGLSLSLIKSECGDLQDMADISAYSGSTIQEGLSPNHLKKAKLMFFYTRYPSSNMLKIFFSDVKFNRCITSQLIKWFSNFREFYYIQMEKFARQSINEGVTASEELVVSRDAELFRALNMHYNKANDFEVPERFLDVSQVTLREFFNAIVAGKDADPSWKKAIYKVICKLDSEVPDVFKSPNCLQELLHD from the exons TTCGGCCACGCCAGGGAGACCCTTTTTGACAGCATGAACCAATCACACAGCCCCGACCAGGACGCAGACTGCTCGCTCGTCGGTCACGGGCATGGCGGCGCCaacggggaaggagagaagtcCAATGTTTTGAGGAAGTTGCTGAAGAGGGCCAACTCATACGAAGACGCCCTGATGCCGTTCCCTGGAGCCACCATCATCTCTCAGCTGCTGAAGAACACCATGGGCAAGAATGGAGGGAGCGACTCGGGCTTCCAGGTATACACGAGCACACAG GGCAGTGGAGCTCTGTCCAGCGGGGGCTCAGAGATCCACGCAGAGGACGCCTGCAGCAACTCCTCCCGCGACAGCCCGTCCGACTGCCTCTCCCCCGggccccccctcgcccctcccccgtcctcctcgtcctcctccttcggGCGACCACCGCCTCCTTCGAGCCACAACTCCCACGCTCCCTCTcagcccctctcctccttcgACCTGGACAGGCTGTCGGACGAGCACCTCCGCGCCAAGCGCGCCCGCGTGGAGAACATCATCCGCGGCATGAGTCACTCGCCACTGGTCCGGTCCAACGGCGACCACGGCCAAGAAAGCCACCGCGAAAACCAGAATTGCAGCAACGGCAGTACCGACCACCGGAGAGACGGCAGCGCCCACAACCACAGCCGCAGCGACGGCCCTCCGTCCCTGCTGAGCTCGCCGGGCTCTCGGGGCGGTGTGGTCGGCGAGGTTTACAGGGAGAATAAGAGAAAGCAGCGCCtgcctcagcagcagcacagcttcACCCAGCTGGTGTGTTCCAGGCAGGAgcagagacaggaggagagacGGCAGCTCAAGCTCCAACTGGAGGACATGCAG AAACAGCTGCGGCAACTGCAGGAGAAGTTCTACCAGATCTACGACTCGGAGACGGAGGAAGACGAAGACAACGGCGGAGAGGCCGACCGAGGCGGAGAAAGAGAGGACGACGGCAACTTGTCAGAGGACAGCATCCGCTCCGACGGGCTGGAGGAGAGGCACAGGAACCGAGGGCGGCGGGGCAACGAGGACCTGTCTGAGCTGGACCCGGGCCTCTTCCTGGACCGCGCCCGAGCCCTCCTGCGAGAACAGGCCCTGATAGACGGAGAAATGGAGGACGAcagggaggaggcggagaggacggtcaagagaagagaaaggggagcaggagaaggaaggCAGTTGGCGGAGACGCTGAAGCAGGAGCTGAACTGCGCCGTGTCCCAGGTCGTCGACACCGTGGTCAAGGGCTTCTCCTCGCCCAAGCGGGCCGTGGGTCACCACCACGGCCGCCACAGAAGCACGCCGGCGGCGCCGTCATCTTCCTCCAACTCGTCCTCTTCTTGTCCTCCGCCTTTcggccccctcccctccctcacccctcctTCACGCTTTGGCGGCCTGGGCCTCAGTATGACGGCCGACGGCAGCCCGACCCAGAGCTACCACTCCTCCGCCCAGCGGCTGCACTGCTTCTCCGATGTAATGGTCCCGAGCCCGCTGGACTCATTCGGGGGTTTGAGTGGCCGACTGAGCGGCGTGCCGGCGCCCAACGACCAGACAGAGGCCCTGCCGCTGGTGGTGCGCAAGAGCGGAGGTTCAGGAGAGAACACTAacgcctctcttcctcctcctcctcctcctcttcctcctcctcctcaccacccctccctccacccctctcCTCTCACGGCCTCGCTCGGGTTCAGCCCTCCGTCCTTTCGCCACCCGTTCCCTCTCCCCCTCATGGGTTACCCCTTTCAAAGCCCCCTTTCACACGGGGGTGGAGCCGTCTACCCTCCGGGGCCCAAGGACCATCATCGGTCCTCCCCCGATTCTATGGACATGACCCGCGAAGCCGTCAGCCTCAGAACCAAACTGCCATCGCTCGGCGGGGGCCATCTcagtcaccaccaccaccaccaccaccaccacaggcAGAGCTCGCCAGGGCAGCACGGGGCGGAGGGTCTGTCCCTGTCCCTCATCAAGTCTGAGTGTGGGGACCTGCAAGACATGGCCGACATATCGGCGTACTCGGGCAGCACC ATCCAGGAGGGCTTGTCTCCCAACCACCTGAAGAAGGCCAAGCTGATGTTCTTCTACACCCGCTACCCCTCCTCCAACATGCTCAAAATATTCTTCTCCGACGTCAAG TTCAATCGCTGCATCACCTCCCAGCTGATCAAGTGGTTCAGCAACTTCAGGGAGTTCTACTACATCCAGATGGAGAAGTTCGCCCGGCAGTCCATCAACGAGGGCGTGACCGCCTCGGAGGAGCTGGTGGTGAGCCGCGATGCCGAGCTCTTCCGGGCGCTCAACATGCACTACAACAAGGCCAACGACTTCGAG GTTCCTGAGCGATTTCTGGATGTTTCCCAAGTGACTCTGCGCGAGTTCTTCAACGCCATCGTGGCGGGAAAGGACGCCGACCCGTCCTGGAAGAAGGCCATCTACAAGGTGATCTGCAAACTGGACAGCGAGGTCCCCGATGTGTTCAAATCCCCCAACTGTCTACAAGAACTCCTCCACGACTGA
- the LOC119219884 gene encoding prospero homeobox protein 1-like isoform X1: MPDHDSTTLLTRQTKRRRVDIGVKRTVAYTLFGHARETLFDSMNQSHSPDQDADCSLVGHGHGGANGEGEKSNVLRKLLKRANSYEDALMPFPGATIISQLLKNTMGKNGGSDSGFQSSCPPSQGSGALSSGGSEIHAEDACSNSSRDSPSDCLSPGPPLAPPPSSSSSSFGRPPPPSSHNSHAPSQPLSSFDLDRLSDEHLRAKRARVENIIRGMSHSPLVRSNGDHGQESHRENQNCSNGSTDHRRDGSAHNHSRSDGPPSLLSSPGSRGGVVGEVYRENKRKQRLPQQQHSFTQLVCSRQEQRQEERRQLKLQLEDMQKQLRQLQEKFYQIYDSETEEDEDNGGEADRGGEREDDGNLSEDSIRSDGLEERHRNRGRRGNEDLSELDPGLFLDRARALLREQALIDGEMEDDREEAERTVKRRERGAGEGRQLAETLKQELNCAVSQVVDTVVKGFSSPKRAVGHHHGRHRSTPAAPSSSSNSSSSCPPPFGPLPSLTPPSRFGGLGLSMTADGSPTQSYHSSAQRLHCFSDVMVPSPLDSFGGLSGRLSGVPAPNDQTEALPLVVRKSGGSGENTNASLPPPPPPLPPPPHHPSLHPSPLTASLGFSPPSFRHPFPLPLMGYPFQSPLSHGGGAVYPPGPKDHHRSSPDSMDMTREAVSLRTKLPSLGGGHLSHHHHHHHHHRQSSPGQHGAEGLSLSLIKSECGDLQDMADISAYSGSTIQEGLSPNHLKKAKLMFFYTRYPSSNMLKIFFSDVKFNRCITSQLIKWFSNFREFYYIQMEKFARQSINEGVTASEELVVSRDAELFRALNMHYNKANDFEVPERFLDVSQVTLREFFNAIVAGKDADPSWKKAIYKVICKLDSEVPDVFKSPNCLQELLHD, from the exons TTCGGCCACGCCAGGGAGACCCTTTTTGACAGCATGAACCAATCACACAGCCCCGACCAGGACGCAGACTGCTCGCTCGTCGGTCACGGGCATGGCGGCGCCaacggggaaggagagaagtcCAATGTTTTGAGGAAGTTGCTGAAGAGGGCCAACTCATACGAAGACGCCCTGATGCCGTTCCCTGGAGCCACCATCATCTCTCAGCTGCTGAAGAACACCATGGGCAAGAATGGAGGGAGCGACTCGGGCTTCCAG tcctcctgtcctccatcacAGGGCAGTGGAGCTCTGTCCAGCGGGGGCTCAGAGATCCACGCAGAGGACGCCTGCAGCAACTCCTCCCGCGACAGCCCGTCCGACTGCCTCTCCCCCGggccccccctcgcccctcccccgtcctcctcgtcctcctccttcggGCGACCACCGCCTCCTTCGAGCCACAACTCCCACGCTCCCTCTcagcccctctcctccttcgACCTGGACAGGCTGTCGGACGAGCACCTCCGCGCCAAGCGCGCCCGCGTGGAGAACATCATCCGCGGCATGAGTCACTCGCCACTGGTCCGGTCCAACGGCGACCACGGCCAAGAAAGCCACCGCGAAAACCAGAATTGCAGCAACGGCAGTACCGACCACCGGAGAGACGGCAGCGCCCACAACCACAGCCGCAGCGACGGCCCTCCGTCCCTGCTGAGCTCGCCGGGCTCTCGGGGCGGTGTGGTCGGCGAGGTTTACAGGGAGAATAAGAGAAAGCAGCGCCtgcctcagcagcagcacagcttcACCCAGCTGGTGTGTTCCAGGCAGGAgcagagacaggaggagagacGGCAGCTCAAGCTCCAACTGGAGGACATGCAG AAACAGCTGCGGCAACTGCAGGAGAAGTTCTACCAGATCTACGACTCGGAGACGGAGGAAGACGAAGACAACGGCGGAGAGGCCGACCGAGGCGGAGAAAGAGAGGACGACGGCAACTTGTCAGAGGACAGCATCCGCTCCGACGGGCTGGAGGAGAGGCACAGGAACCGAGGGCGGCGGGGCAACGAGGACCTGTCTGAGCTGGACCCGGGCCTCTTCCTGGACCGCGCCCGAGCCCTCCTGCGAGAACAGGCCCTGATAGACGGAGAAATGGAGGACGAcagggaggaggcggagaggacggtcaagagaagagaaaggggagcaggagaaggaaggCAGTTGGCGGAGACGCTGAAGCAGGAGCTGAACTGCGCCGTGTCCCAGGTCGTCGACACCGTGGTCAAGGGCTTCTCCTCGCCCAAGCGGGCCGTGGGTCACCACCACGGCCGCCACAGAAGCACGCCGGCGGCGCCGTCATCTTCCTCCAACTCGTCCTCTTCTTGTCCTCCGCCTTTcggccccctcccctccctcacccctcctTCACGCTTTGGCGGCCTGGGCCTCAGTATGACGGCCGACGGCAGCCCGACCCAGAGCTACCACTCCTCCGCCCAGCGGCTGCACTGCTTCTCCGATGTAATGGTCCCGAGCCCGCTGGACTCATTCGGGGGTTTGAGTGGCCGACTGAGCGGCGTGCCGGCGCCCAACGACCAGACAGAGGCCCTGCCGCTGGTGGTGCGCAAGAGCGGAGGTTCAGGAGAGAACACTAacgcctctcttcctcctcctcctcctcctcttcctcctcctcctcaccacccctccctccacccctctcCTCTCACGGCCTCGCTCGGGTTCAGCCCTCCGTCCTTTCGCCACCCGTTCCCTCTCCCCCTCATGGGTTACCCCTTTCAAAGCCCCCTTTCACACGGGGGTGGAGCCGTCTACCCTCCGGGGCCCAAGGACCATCATCGGTCCTCCCCCGATTCTATGGACATGACCCGCGAAGCCGTCAGCCTCAGAACCAAACTGCCATCGCTCGGCGGGGGCCATCTcagtcaccaccaccaccaccaccaccaccacaggcAGAGCTCGCCAGGGCAGCACGGGGCGGAGGGTCTGTCCCTGTCCCTCATCAAGTCTGAGTGTGGGGACCTGCAAGACATGGCCGACATATCGGCGTACTCGGGCAGCACC ATCCAGGAGGGCTTGTCTCCCAACCACCTGAAGAAGGCCAAGCTGATGTTCTTCTACACCCGCTACCCCTCCTCCAACATGCTCAAAATATTCTTCTCCGACGTCAAG TTCAATCGCTGCATCACCTCCCAGCTGATCAAGTGGTTCAGCAACTTCAGGGAGTTCTACTACATCCAGATGGAGAAGTTCGCCCGGCAGTCCATCAACGAGGGCGTGACCGCCTCGGAGGAGCTGGTGGTGAGCCGCGATGCCGAGCTCTTCCGGGCGCTCAACATGCACTACAACAAGGCCAACGACTTCGAG GTTCCTGAGCGATTTCTGGATGTTTCCCAAGTGACTCTGCGCGAGTTCTTCAACGCCATCGTGGCGGGAAAGGACGCCGACCCGTCCTGGAAGAAGGCCATCTACAAGGTGATCTGCAAACTGGACAGCGAGGTCCCCGATGTGTTCAAATCCCCCAACTGTCTACAAGAACTCCTCCACGACTGA